A genome region from Sphingomonas anseongensis includes the following:
- the narH gene encoding nitrate reductase subunit beta, with protein MKVRAQIAMVLNLDKCIGCHTCSITCKNVWTNREGVEYAWFNNVETKPGIGYPKDWENQDRWKGGWVRKKNGRIVPRQGSKWRILSKIFANPHLPEIDDFYEPYTFEYEWLQSAPELQAQPTARPRSLVTGEKLNKIEWSGNWEDMLGGEFSKRSHDYNFNGVEKEIYGQFEKTFMMYLPRLCEHCLNPSCLASCPSGAIYKRAEDGIVLIDQDKCRGWRMCVSGCPYKKIYYNWSTGKSEKCIFCYPRIETGQPTVCSETCVGRIRYLGVVLYDADRIEAAASVEDPKDLYPAQLEVFLDPNDVAVQEQARRDGVPEQWLEAATRSPIWKMAMEWKIAFPLHPEYRTLPMVWYVPPLSPIQSAAEAGKISAVDGMPDVRSLRIPLKYLANLLTAGDEEPIAAALERMLAMRSYMRAKSIEGRIDESIPKRVGLTRNRIEEMYKIMALAAYEDRYVIPTTHRELEEDAFVLRGSSGFGFREGTLGTTKVNLFGGGAKKPSRDPRMDIPT; from the coding sequence ATGAAGGTTCGCGCACAAATCGCAATGGTGCTGAACCTCGACAAGTGCATCGGCTGTCACACCTGTTCCATCACCTGCAAGAACGTCTGGACCAACCGCGAAGGCGTCGAATACGCCTGGTTCAACAACGTCGAGACCAAGCCGGGAATCGGTTACCCGAAGGACTGGGAGAACCAGGATCGCTGGAAGGGCGGCTGGGTTCGCAAGAAGAACGGCCGGATCGTTCCGCGCCAGGGTTCGAAGTGGCGAATTCTGTCGAAGATTTTCGCCAACCCGCACCTTCCCGAGATCGACGATTTCTACGAGCCTTACACCTTCGAGTACGAATGGCTGCAGTCGGCGCCCGAGCTGCAGGCGCAGCCGACGGCCCGGCCGCGTTCGCTGGTGACCGGCGAGAAGCTCAACAAGATCGAGTGGAGTGGGAATTGGGAGGATATGCTCGGAGGCGAGTTCTCCAAGCGCAGCCACGATTACAATTTCAACGGTGTCGAGAAGGAGATCTACGGCCAGTTCGAAAAGACGTTCATGATGTACCTGCCGAGGCTGTGCGAGCACTGTCTCAATCCATCCTGCCTCGCCTCGTGCCCATCAGGCGCGATCTACAAGAGGGCGGAGGACGGCATCGTCCTGATCGACCAGGACAAGTGCCGGGGATGGCGCATGTGTGTCTCGGGCTGCCCGTACAAGAAGATCTATTACAACTGGTCCACCGGGAAGTCGGAGAAATGCATCTTCTGCTACCCGAGGATAGAGACCGGCCAGCCGACAGTCTGCTCGGAAACCTGCGTCGGCCGGATCCGTTACCTCGGCGTCGTTCTCTATGACGCCGACCGGATCGAGGCGGCTGCCTCGGTCGAGGATCCAAAAGATCTGTATCCCGCGCAGCTCGAGGTTTTCCTCGATCCCAACGACGTCGCCGTCCAGGAGCAGGCGCGGCGCGACGGCGTGCCCGAGCAATGGCTGGAGGCCGCGACGCGCTCGCCGATCTGGAAGATGGCGATGGAATGGAAGATCGCTTTCCCGCTGCACCCGGAATACCGGACACTGCCTATGGTCTGGTACGTTCCGCCGCTTTCGCCGATCCAGTCGGCCGCCGAGGCGGGAAAGATCTCTGCTGTCGATGGAATGCCGGACGTCCGCTCATTGCGAATTCCGCTGAAATATCTCGCGAATTTGCTGACCGCGGGAGACGAAGAACCAATCGCTGCAGCACTCGAACGGATGCTCGCCATGCGTTCCTACATGCGGGCCAAGAGCATCGAGGGAAGGATCGACGAATCCATTCCGAAGCGCGTCGGCCTCACCCGCAATCGCATCGAGGAAATGTACAAGATCATGGCGCTCGCGGCCTATGAGGACCGGTACGTGATCCCGACAACTCACCGCGAGCTTGAGGAAGATGCTTTCGTGCTCCGCGGCTCAAGCGGCTTCGGATTTCGCGAAGGGACGCTCGGTACGACGAAGGTCAACCTGTTCGGTGGCGGCGCGAAAAAGCCGTCCCGGGACCCGCGCATGGACATTCCGACATGA